One uncultured Carboxylicivirga sp. genomic window, CATATAGGTATTTAAGGCTGAGTTCATTCGTGATATATTTGAATTATCCTTGGTTGAACCCACAACCCCTTTCTTAACATTTAAAGCCTGCTCGGTTTTCTCGTAAGTATATCCTCCATTGGCAACACCTATTTCTGGATAATAATCTCCATAACCCATCCAGGTTGCTTTACGACGAACATCAGATGTTTCGTACTCTAACAGAATATCATACGATGCTCTTGTCCAGTAACCCCAGGCTGCATCATCACCGGTTATTTCCGATCCGGCAGCAAAATAAGCCTGCTGCGTATTGGTATAACCGTAATCGCCATTTGGAACCCATTGCAAGGCAAACATGGATTCTGAATTATTATTATTCTCAATCTTAAATAATTCAGCGTAATCCTCCATCAATTCATAAGGTCCGTCAGCAAGAACTTTTGCAGCTGCCATTTTAGCTAACTCCAGATAATCAGCATCACGGGTTCCGCTATTCGGATTATCACTATATCCGGCATACGACAAGTAAATTCGAGACAACATTCCGTAAGCACTGTAAGAAGTCAAACGTCCTGCCTGTCCCACTGCTGCCGGTAAATATTTAGCGGCATATTCCAGATCACGCATTACAAATTCATAAACGTCATCCAGTGGATTGGTGTTGACAATGGGACTGGCAACCAAATCATCAGGATTTTCGCAAAGGATTACATCACCCCATAACGAAGCCAGATACCAGTATGCTGTACCTCTCATAAAACGGGCTTCAGCAATGTATTTCGATTTAACTTCTTCTTCTACAGTACTGGATGTAATGCCAATGATTACCTTATTTGATTGTTGAATAACATTATAAAACGATTGCCAGGCCGAAACCAATGGTCCGGTTAAT contains:
- a CDS encoding RagB/SusD family nutrient uptake outer membrane protein — encoded protein: MKSKNIIYSILLVVFSLLGTSCEDFLEVQPNDLITQENFYQSEEDFKAATAALYNVVWFDFNDKFYYGLGDGRSYNLYAPYSDYIYPFSDLTETGLTGPLVSAWQSFYNVIQQSNKVIIGITSSTVEEEVKSKYIAEARFMRGTAYWYLASLWGDVILCENPDDLVASPIVNTNPLDDVYEFVMRDLEYAAKYLPAAVGQAGRLTSYSAYGMLSRIYLSYAGYSDNPNSGTRDADYLELAKMAAAKVLADGPYELMEDYAELFKIENNNNSESMFALQWVPNGDYGYTNTQQAYFAAGSEITGDDAAWGYWTRASYDILLEYETSDVRRKATWMGYGDYYPEIGVANGGYTYEKTEQALNVKKGVVGSTKDNSNISRMNSALNTYMLRLGEVYLNYAEAVLGNNESTNDEVALFYFNQLRIRAGVDTKNSISYEDIIHERRVELCMEGQYWYDLVRRSYYQQQEVINYIIGQDRGTIVPILYNTATNTVTEDSERDRGSRSIGTIDASVFLLPYPESEVVQNPLLKADPVPYVFTEERITDLF